In Opitutaceae bacterium TAV5, one genomic interval encodes:
- a CDS encoding 5-methyltetrahydropteroyltriglutamate--homocysteine methyltransferase (catalyzes the transfer of a methyl group from 5-methyltetrahydrofolate to homocysteine to form methionine), which yields MSASSTAPSSGASLSVASPSGGGRLLTHTLGFPRIGAKRELKKATEAYWKGELSRDALEAVGRELRRTHWLAQREAGIDLIPSNDFSFYDQVLDLSCLVGNVPARFGRVDGNAGLDTRFVIARGVRGGAGAGAGEGESGGEPAECPTCQVSTFASEMTKWFDTNYHYIVPEFCEHTRFRLASSKPFDEFAEALALGIRTKPVLVGPVTYLTLGKVHAHGREEGGKTGGEFDRFSLLDGLVEVYAEVVKKLGELGAEWVQFDEPVCALDLSPVQRAALARAYARLAAVAAGAGGGRGLKLVVATYFGGLRDNLRDFLQLPVEALHIDLVRAPRELDTVLRELPAGRRLSLGVIDGRNIWRTDFDAVLPLVKKAVDLLGPERVLLAPSCSLLHVPVSLKPETKLDAELRGWLAFAEEKLGEVVALRDLAGAGPEEDAAADGGAAATILEDNRRAAASRRASTRIHRPEVKARLAAVKRSDFERASPFGARQARQRERLKLPLWPTTTIGSFPQTAEIRAARAKWRKGELDEAEYRAFLEKETADCVRWQEEIGIDVLVHGEFERNDMVEYFGEQLDGYAFTANGWVQSYGTRCVKPPVIFGDVARPHPMTVGWSGYAQSLTRRPVKGMLTGPVTMLQWSFVRDDQPRRDTAFQIALALRDEVLDLERAGIAAIQIDEPAIREGLPLRRDDWKNYLEWAVEAFRLSAAGVRDDTQIHTHMCYSEFNDIIADIAAMDADVITIETSRSNMELLGAFVDFRYPAEIGPGVYDIHSPRVPTVDEMTRLLRKAAGVIPVGNLWVNPDCGLKTRGWAEVRPSLEHMVACARILREAFAATSTDRCP from the coding sequence ATGTCCGCATCCTCCACCGCGCCGTCATCCGGCGCATCCCTGTCCGTCGCGTCGCCGTCCGGCGGCGGCCGGCTCCTCACTCACACGCTCGGCTTTCCGCGCATCGGCGCGAAGCGCGAGCTCAAGAAAGCCACCGAGGCTTACTGGAAAGGGGAGCTCTCCCGCGACGCACTCGAAGCAGTCGGCCGCGAACTGCGCCGCACCCACTGGCTCGCCCAGCGCGAGGCGGGCATCGATCTGATCCCGTCCAACGACTTCAGCTTTTATGATCAGGTGCTCGACCTGAGCTGTCTCGTCGGCAACGTGCCGGCGCGTTTCGGCAGGGTGGACGGTAATGCCGGTCTCGATACACGTTTCGTCATCGCGCGCGGCGTGCGCGGCGGCGCCGGAGCCGGGGCGGGGGAGGGGGAGAGCGGCGGGGAACCTGCGGAGTGCCCGACGTGCCAGGTCTCCACCTTTGCCAGCGAGATGACGAAGTGGTTCGATACGAATTACCACTACATCGTGCCGGAGTTCTGCGAGCACACGCGCTTCCGGCTGGCGTCGTCGAAACCGTTTGACGAGTTCGCCGAGGCGCTGGCGCTGGGGATCAGGACGAAGCCGGTGCTGGTCGGGCCGGTCACGTACCTGACGCTTGGCAAGGTGCATGCGCACGGGCGCGAGGAGGGGGGGAAGACCGGCGGGGAATTCGACCGGTTTTCGCTGCTCGACGGGCTGGTCGAGGTGTACGCGGAGGTTGTGAAAAAACTCGGCGAGCTCGGCGCGGAGTGGGTGCAGTTTGACGAGCCGGTGTGCGCGCTCGACCTGTCGCCGGTGCAGCGCGCGGCGCTGGCCCGGGCCTATGCGCGACTGGCCGCGGTCGCGGCAGGGGCGGGCGGCGGGCGAGGCCTGAAACTCGTCGTGGCGACATACTTTGGCGGACTCCGCGACAACCTGCGCGATTTCCTGCAACTGCCGGTCGAGGCGCTGCACATCGACCTGGTGCGGGCGCCGCGCGAGCTCGACACGGTGCTGCGCGAATTGCCGGCGGGGCGGCGGCTTTCGCTCGGCGTCATCGACGGGCGCAACATCTGGCGCACGGATTTTGACGCGGTGCTGCCGCTCGTGAAAAAGGCCGTCGATCTGCTCGGGCCGGAGCGCGTGCTGCTCGCGCCGTCGTGTTCGCTGCTGCACGTGCCTGTGTCGCTGAAGCCGGAAACAAAACTCGATGCGGAGTTGCGCGGCTGGCTCGCGTTCGCCGAGGAAAAGCTCGGCGAGGTGGTGGCGTTGCGCGACCTTGCGGGGGCAGGTCCGGAGGAGGACGCCGCTGCGGACGGCGGAGCGGCGGCGACGATTCTGGAGGACAACCGGCGGGCGGCGGCCTCGCGGCGCGCGAGCACGCGGATACATCGCCCGGAGGTGAAGGCGCGGCTGGCAGCGGTGAAACGGAGCGATTTCGAACGGGCGTCGCCGTTCGGCGCCCGCCAGGCCAGGCAGCGCGAACGGCTGAAGCTGCCGCTCTGGCCGACGACCACGATCGGTTCGTTTCCGCAGACGGCGGAGATCCGCGCCGCCCGCGCGAAGTGGCGCAAGGGCGAGCTGGACGAGGCGGAGTACCGGGCGTTTCTCGAAAAGGAAACGGCCGACTGCGTGCGCTGGCAGGAGGAGATCGGGATCGACGTGCTCGTCCACGGAGAATTCGAGCGCAACGACATGGTGGAGTATTTCGGCGAACAGCTCGACGGCTACGCCTTCACGGCCAACGGCTGGGTGCAGAGCTACGGCACGCGCTGCGTGAAACCGCCGGTGATTTTCGGCGACGTGGCGCGCCCGCATCCGATGACGGTCGGCTGGTCCGGCTACGCCCAATCCCTGACGCGGCGGCCGGTGAAGGGCATGCTCACAGGACCGGTGACGATGCTTCAGTGGAGTTTCGTGCGCGACGATCAGCCGCGGCGCGACACGGCGTTCCAGATCGCACTGGCGTTGCGCGACGAGGTGCTCGATCTGGAGCGCGCCGGCATCGCGGCGATCCAGATCGACGAGCCGGCCATCCGCGAAGGCCTGCCGCTGCGGCGCGATGACTGGAAAAACTACCTCGAATGGGCGGTGGAGGCATTTCGCCTCAGCGCCGCCGGCGTGCGCGACGACACGCAGATCCACACGCACATGTGCTACTCGGAGTTCAACGACATCATCGCCGACATCGCCGCGATGGACGCCGACGTGATCACGATCGAGACCTCGCGTTCCAACATGGAGTTGCTCGGCGCGTTTGTGGATTTCCGTTATCCGGCGGAGATCGGGCCGGGCGTGTACGACATCCATTCGCCGCGCGTGCCGACGGTCGACGAAATGACCCGGCTCCTGCGCAAGGCCGCCGGGGTGATCCCGGTCGGCAATCTCTGGGTGAATCCGGATTGCGGACTCAAGACCCGCGGCTGGGCCGAGGTCAGGCCGTCGCTCGAGCACATGGTCGCCTGCGCGCGGATACTGCGCGAAGCGTTCGCGGCGACGAGCACGGACCGGTGCCCGTAA
- a CDS encoding peptidylprolyl isomerase produces MRPCRQNFPLRSQFVGPRVWICHNVVPTSCSPLRPAAAASKPTIMKFTRTLKLSTVLFGLAAGLQAQDAPAAAPAAEAPVADISETEALESLGWFIGDRMIGQQFQLTNLSEEQKSAIIKGITASLNGEKGPDFEKVGPAIDKVVRSRQEAAQAKAAESGKAEADKFFADLKNNQNVTFLPSGLAYETIAEGSGEKPKATDTVKVHYTGKLLDGTTFDSSVERGEPAEFPLNGVIPGWTEGLQQVKKGGKIKLYVPSDLGYGANGAGGKIPPFATLVFDVELLDITAAPAAPAEPAAPAAVN; encoded by the coding sequence GTGCGCCCCTGCCGGCAAAATTTCCCCCTGCGTTCGCAATTCGTTGGCCCGCGAGTATGGATTTGCCACAACGTCGTGCCAACGTCATGCAGCCCTCTTCGCCCGGCTGCCGCGGCGAGCAAACCAACCATCATGAAATTCACCCGAACCCTTAAACTGTCCACCGTCCTGTTCGGCCTCGCCGCCGGGCTCCAGGCGCAGGATGCTCCCGCCGCCGCTCCGGCTGCCGAGGCTCCCGTCGCCGATATTTCCGAAACCGAAGCCCTGGAATCCCTTGGCTGGTTCATCGGCGATCGCATGATCGGACAACAATTTCAACTGACCAATCTCTCCGAAGAGCAGAAGTCCGCCATCATCAAGGGCATCACCGCATCCCTCAACGGCGAGAAGGGTCCCGACTTCGAAAAGGTCGGTCCCGCCATCGACAAGGTGGTCCGCTCCCGTCAGGAAGCCGCCCAGGCCAAGGCCGCCGAGTCAGGCAAGGCCGAAGCCGACAAGTTCTTTGCCGATCTGAAGAACAACCAGAACGTCACCTTCCTCCCGAGCGGCCTCGCCTACGAGACCATTGCCGAAGGCAGCGGCGAAAAGCCCAAGGCCACCGACACCGTCAAGGTTCACTACACCGGCAAGCTTCTCGACGGCACCACCTTCGACAGCTCCGTAGAGCGCGGCGAACCCGCCGAATTCCCGCTCAACGGCGTGATCCCCGGCTGGACCGAAGGCCTCCAGCAGGTAAAGAAGGGCGGCAAGATCAAGCTCTACGTCCCCTCCGACCTCGGCTACGGAGCCAACGGCGCCGGCGGCAAGATCCCGCCTTTCGCCACCCTGGTGTTCGACGTCGAACTGCTCGACATCACGGCAGCCCCGGCGGCTCCGGCCGAGCCGGCAGCTCCCGCTGCCGTCAACTGA
- a CDS encoding phosphoglycerate dehydrogenase codes for MQFESGLATLSVRKVRETLAHPPAVIALTEADYALFFPGAARARLEALLPGRQRWEAGLTGEAWPEWLRSEQIGIVVSGWSTPRLPERTDALRSVCHVGGSVRDVVPRSLLEQGVVVTNWGSLASRSVAEAALHLTLCALRRTPHYLDLMAGNGGGWSARPHGTRSLYGRRVGIHGLGAVARSLIPLLQPFGCRISACSEGAPARICDELGVRRAASLDELFSGSEILIEAEGLTPASRGSVDERRLRLLPAGAVFVNVARGGLVADEAALARVAAERGLRLALDVYAQEPLPAESPLRRLPEAFLQPHIAGPTDDEAARCGKRLCDNLVRVLAGETPPDIVSLAAYDRST; via the coding sequence ATGCAATTCGAATCCGGGCTCGCTACATTGTCCGTCAGGAAAGTCAGGGAAACCCTTGCGCATCCACCGGCGGTCATTGCGCTGACCGAGGCGGATTACGCCTTGTTTTTTCCCGGAGCGGCGCGCGCTCGTCTGGAGGCATTGCTGCCCGGGCGGCAACGTTGGGAGGCCGGCCTGACGGGCGAGGCCTGGCCAGAGTGGCTGCGGTCGGAGCAGATCGGGATTGTCGTCAGCGGGTGGTCCACACCGCGACTGCCGGAAAGGACGGATGCGTTGCGTTCGGTTTGTCATGTGGGTGGCTCGGTGCGGGATGTGGTTCCCCGTTCGTTGCTGGAACAGGGGGTCGTGGTGACGAACTGGGGTTCGCTCGCCAGTCGCAGCGTAGCGGAGGCAGCCCTGCACCTGACGCTGTGCGCCTTGCGTCGCACGCCGCATTACCTGGACCTGATGGCCGGGAATGGCGGCGGGTGGTCGGCCAGGCCGCACGGCACCCGCAGCCTCTATGGCCGGCGGGTGGGGATCCATGGACTGGGTGCGGTCGCGAGATCGCTCATACCGCTGTTGCAGCCCTTCGGCTGCCGGATTTCGGCTTGCAGCGAGGGGGCGCCGGCACGGATTTGCGACGAATTGGGAGTGCGGCGGGCGGCGTCGCTGGACGAGCTTTTTTCGGGAAGCGAAATCCTGATCGAGGCGGAAGGCCTGACTCCGGCATCGCGCGGCAGCGTGGACGAGCGCAGGTTGCGGTTGTTGCCGGCAGGGGCTGTCTTCGTGAACGTGGCACGGGGAGGGCTGGTGGCGGACGAGGCGGCGCTGGCCCGCGTCGCGGCAGAACGCGGGCTGCGCCTGGCGCTCGACGTCTATGCGCAGGAGCCGCTGCCGGCGGAATCGCCGCTGCGCCGGCTGCCGGAGGCATTTTTACAGCCGCACATTGCCGGACCGACCGACGACGAGGCCGCGCGATGCGGCAAGAGGTTGTGCGATAATCTGGTCCGCGTGCTCGCTGGCGAGACGCCGCCCGACATCGTGTCGCTCGCCGCTTACGACCGGTCCACGTGA
- a CDS encoding LytTR family transcriptional regulator, producing MRLAIIDDNPIDRMNLRNLLLAHKQEIAGEAENLTEARALLREHPLDAIFLDVQLGRENGFRLLDTIEAGPGRPQIVFCTLHLHYAADAFDVDAADYLLKPIMPERLARTLQRLVVATGKKGDDDADEAPVRRLELDDLLAFRQGDERRILEVGRIAAIAGEGDYSRVIAADGREYLDNRRLRDWQRLLPARRFQTLDRSTIINLAEVVSWRQNDDGARVTLRNSAHPFPIGHLALRRLEKHADLR from the coding sequence ATGCGTCTTGCCATTATTGACGACAACCCGATCGATCGCATGAACCTGCGCAACCTGCTGCTGGCGCACAAACAGGAGATCGCAGGAGAGGCCGAAAACCTCACGGAAGCCCGCGCCCTGTTGCGCGAACATCCGCTCGACGCGATCTTCCTCGACGTGCAACTGGGCAGGGAAAACGGCTTCCGGCTGCTCGATACGATCGAGGCGGGGCCGGGCCGGCCGCAGATCGTGTTTTGCACGCTGCATTTGCACTACGCCGCGGACGCCTTTGATGTGGATGCGGCGGACTATCTGCTCAAGCCGATCATGCCGGAGCGGCTGGCGCGGACGTTGCAGCGCCTGGTGGTTGCCACCGGGAAAAAAGGCGACGACGACGCGGACGAGGCGCCCGTCCGCCGGCTCGAGCTCGACGACCTGCTGGCGTTCCGGCAGGGGGACGAACGGCGCATTCTGGAGGTCGGGAGGATCGCGGCGATCGCGGGCGAGGGCGACTACAGCCGGGTGATTGCGGCCGACGGGCGGGAGTATCTCGACAACCGGCGGCTGCGCGACTGGCAGCGCCTGCTGCCGGCGCGGCGTTTCCAGACGCTGGACCGCTCCACGATCATCAACCTGGCGGAGGTGGTGTCCTGGCGGCAGAATGACGACGGCGCGCGGGTGACGCTGCGCAACTCCGCGCATCCGTTCCCCATCGGCCACCTCGCGCTCCGGCGCCTGGAGAAGCACGCGGACCTGCGGTAG
- a CDS encoding alpha/beta hydrolase — MKTHHLPSLPPVVLFALAALLASAVPGARADALRLDAFPYPFPVRTYAFENQQQALEMVYMDVRPLRQEKAVVVLLHGKNFSGAYWKDTAEALREDGYRVVMPDQIGFGKSSKPAHYQYTFQQLAANTRALLESIGVTRAHILGHSMGGMLATRYALMFPHDTLSLTLVNPIGLEDWKAKGVPYATVDEWYEGELKQTPETIRAYQLEFYYDGQWQPAYDPGVEMLAHFLRSSDYPRMAWNQALTYDMIFTQPVLYEFPRLRVPTLLIIGQRDRTALGKARAPEEIRPTLGDYPALGRAARDAIPDAQLVELDGLGHLPQIEDFPRFIGPLRTFLDIRTQAAARKPAPPAGPESDQEP, encoded by the coding sequence TTGAAAACGCATCACCTCCCCTCTCTCCCTCCCGTCGTTCTGTTCGCGCTGGCCGCCCTGCTTGCATCCGCCGTGCCTGGCGCACGCGCCGACGCCCTCCGCCTCGACGCGTTTCCGTATCCGTTTCCGGTCAGGACCTACGCCTTCGAAAACCAGCAGCAGGCTCTCGAAATGGTTTACATGGACGTGCGCCCGCTCAGGCAGGAGAAGGCCGTCGTCGTGCTTCTCCACGGCAAGAATTTCAGCGGCGCCTACTGGAAGGACACCGCCGAGGCCCTCCGCGAAGACGGTTACCGCGTCGTCATGCCCGACCAGATCGGCTTTGGCAAATCCTCCAAACCCGCGCATTATCAGTATACGTTCCAGCAACTCGCCGCCAACACCCGCGCCCTGCTCGAAAGCATCGGCGTAACCAGGGCGCACATTCTCGGCCATTCGATGGGCGGCATGCTCGCCACGCGCTACGCGCTGATGTTTCCCCACGACACGCTCTCGCTCACGCTCGTCAACCCGATCGGCCTGGAAGACTGGAAGGCCAAAGGCGTGCCGTACGCCACCGTCGACGAGTGGTACGAGGGAGAACTGAAACAGACCCCGGAAACCATCCGCGCGTACCAACTCGAATTTTATTACGACGGCCAATGGCAGCCCGCCTACGATCCGGGGGTGGAGATGCTCGCGCACTTCCTGCGCAGTTCCGATTATCCGCGCATGGCGTGGAATCAGGCGCTGACCTATGACATGATTTTCACGCAGCCGGTCCTCTACGAGTTCCCCCGCCTCCGGGTGCCGACGCTGCTCATCATCGGCCAGCGCGACCGCACCGCGCTCGGCAAGGCCCGCGCGCCCGAGGAAATCCGGCCCACCCTCGGCGACTATCCCGCGCTCGGCCGCGCCGCCCGCGACGCCATCCCCGACGCGCAACTCGTGGAGCTCGACGGCCTCGGGCACCTTCCGCAAATCGAGGATTTTCCGCGCTTCATCGGACCGCTGCGCACCTTTCTCGACATCCGCACGCAGGCCGCCGCACGGAAGCCCGCGCCGCCCGCCGGGCCGGAGTCCGATCAGGAACCCTAG
- the aroK gene encoding shikimate kinase (catalyzes the formation of shikimate 3-phosphate from shikimate in aromatic amino acid biosynthesis) codes for MHAQDVNLYFVGFMGTGKTTVSRVVAQRLGFHWIDSDHEIERLQGRTIPEIFATDGEAAFRKMERDFIETGHPATRQVVACGGGLVVQPGMLDLLQTRGIVICLHATIQTILDRTRGNSRPLLNVEDPEQRIRALYAAREPVYRRAGTMILTDNRPMHDIARHVLRVYQRDAVDFARASERSAPHGNPA; via the coding sequence ATGCACGCCCAGGACGTCAATCTCTACTTCGTCGGATTCATGGGAACCGGCAAGACCACCGTCAGCCGCGTGGTCGCGCAACGCCTCGGCTTTCACTGGATCGACAGCGACCACGAGATCGAACGCCTGCAAGGCCGCACGATTCCGGAAATCTTCGCCACCGACGGCGAGGCCGCCTTCCGCAAGATGGAACGCGACTTTATCGAAACCGGCCACCCTGCCACCCGCCAGGTCGTCGCCTGCGGCGGCGGACTCGTCGTGCAGCCCGGCATGCTCGACCTGCTCCAGACCCGCGGCATCGTCATCTGCCTGCACGCCACGATCCAGACCATCCTCGATCGCACCCGGGGCAATTCGCGCCCGCTCCTCAACGTCGAGGACCCCGAACAACGCATCCGCGCGCTCTATGCCGCCCGCGAACCCGTTTACCGCCGCGCCGGCACGATGATCCTGACCGACAACCGCCCCATGCACGACATCGCCCGGCACGTGCTCCGCGTCTACCAGCGCGACGCCGTGGACTTCGCCCGGGCCAGCGAGCGGTCCGCCCCGCATGGAAACCCGGCGTGA
- a CDS encoding ku family containing domain-containing protein, with the protein MPTQTTIKRASRKAREGKKPSTQAGEFVHEEMKRYERGDPDIKSRKQAIAIGLSEARRAGVKLKSPKKGTASGATRKKAQRDKAVGQGKARPDPVRSRAAKKAAMTRKHKGR; encoded by the coding sequence ATGCCGACCCAAACCACCATCAAGAGAGCGAGCCGGAAAGCTCGGGAAGGGAAAAAACCCTCCACCCAGGCAGGAGAATTCGTCCACGAGGAAATGAAACGCTACGAACGGGGCGATCCTGATATCAAATCACGCAAGCAAGCCATTGCCATTGGTCTTTCCGAAGCGCGCCGGGCCGGAGTCAAGCTGAAGAGCCCGAAGAAAGGCACGGCCTCCGGCGCCACGCGCAAAAAAGCACAGCGCGACAAGGCCGTGGGCCAGGGCAAGGCCAGACCGGATCCCGTCCGTTCACGCGCGGCCAAAAAGGCGGCCATGACACGAAAACACAAGGGCCGCTGA
- a CDS encoding LacI family transcription regulator, translating into MLSPRITQKDIALKTGVNRATVSLAFRSHPSIPAATRERILRIADELGYMPDPMLTALAQYRHHRRPAAFHGTLAWLVCLHPEYDWKRSPHYLDYYTGASQRAVRHGFKLEVVEFDPAGMNVGRMASILRARNIGGILLCPQPTAHAVMDFPWEHFAAVTFGYTLSRPAMHTVTAAHYRSVRQTIAELCHRGYTRIGVAINDNVDRRCDDTYRAGFLISRSLGSPDLFCEPFHQTLDIIETPAPFLAWIRKAKPDAILTTEFRTFPLVRSAGFRVPADIGMACASLPTSESGMSGIVENSIHIGEIAVDQLVAMINRGERGIPEYPQRLHVEGKWHEGQSLRARPA; encoded by the coding sequence ATGCTCTCTCCTCGCATAACCCAGAAAGACATTGCCCTCAAGACGGGCGTCAACCGCGCTACGGTTTCTCTCGCATTCAGGAGCCACCCGAGCATTCCGGCCGCCACCCGCGAGCGCATCCTGCGGATCGCCGACGAACTCGGCTACATGCCCGACCCCATGCTGACGGCTCTCGCGCAGTATCGTCATCACCGTCGTCCCGCCGCCTTTCACGGAACACTTGCCTGGCTGGTTTGCCTGCACCCGGAGTATGACTGGAAACGCTCTCCGCATTATCTCGACTACTACACCGGAGCGTCACAACGGGCCGTGCGCCACGGCTTCAAGCTGGAGGTGGTGGAGTTCGACCCCGCCGGGATGAATGTCGGCCGCATGGCGTCCATTCTGCGCGCCCGCAATATTGGCGGCATCCTTCTTTGTCCGCAGCCCACCGCCCATGCGGTGATGGATTTTCCCTGGGAACACTTTGCCGCCGTGACTTTCGGCTACACGCTTTCCCGGCCGGCGATGCACACCGTGACCGCCGCCCACTACCGTTCGGTCCGCCAGACCATCGCCGAGCTCTGTCATCGCGGTTACACGCGTATCGGCGTGGCGATCAACGATAACGTGGACAGACGCTGTGACGACACTTACCGGGCTGGCTTCCTGATCTCCCGGTCGCTCGGCTCACCGGATCTCTTTTGCGAGCCTTTCCATCAAACACTCGATATCATCGAAACGCCGGCTCCGTTTCTGGCATGGATCCGGAAAGCAAAACCCGATGCAATTCTGACCACCGAGTTTCGCACCTTTCCTCTTGTGCGCTCGGCCGGCTTTCGTGTCCCGGCAGATATCGGCATGGCCTGCGCCAGTTTGCCGACTTCCGAAAGCGGGATGAGCGGCATCGTGGAAAACTCGATACATATCGGCGAAATAGCCGTCGACCAGCTCGTGGCGATGATCAATCGCGGGGAACGCGGCATCCCCGAATATCCGCAGCGGTTGCACGTCGAAGGCAAGTGGCACGAGGGACAAAGTTTGCGGGCGCGACCGGCCTGA
- a CDS encoding histidine kinase yields MNFFPQIRNRFLLAWLLIAPALSLPASAVLAEPPTAAVADTPVPLAPVLSFLRDPGGRATLDDIRSGSPASGWQPARGGIPNFGYTADAIWLRFRVSYPENGDRVSRRWLVELESTRFDEIDWFLLENGHLVRSESAGHLRPPVRGGGHAGRQPRYPVLMLDELEPGRTFEVYLRLRTEMTFFTPLTLWPQAAWTPVVERRAWRGALFFGYVAGLSVLGIIMAGLTRNRGFLLCYSLLLASIGALLFCVNGYYSWLGWPGAVFWSRHGVLLWHGLALLGLVLFVRLIFEVPRHLPRLDRWWRGMAMATAAWMVLAPFGPYRMQIVAVQGVEAIACLAGVITGICFICRGVKSALWILAGCIGLCIWHPLLYLKFLGVLPMTVSMEQVMQVSAALAGLFFFGAMADRLRQIRYEGQIAARKENELREEMTRKLEQEVRERTEELRQAKERAEEANRFKTLFLANVSHEIRAPLSTLVGLSQAMWMQSGQMNLPTEFSRFLNQIRTGGQYLNLMLTNMLDISAAEAGRIPLHRTKLVLDEWLDSMRNLLEPIATNHDIRVRWDIGSDEDDILGIMETDSVRLTQILLNIAHNAIKFTPRGGAVAISVTRLENVLRLMVSDEGPGIPEVERESVFSAFRQSEAQALVRNDGVGLGLYVVQLNVGLLGGRIGIFDNVPCGARIVVTLPGAAS; encoded by the coding sequence ATGAACTTTTTCCCACAAATCCGGAACCGGTTTTTGCTGGCATGGCTTTTGATTGCACCGGCCTTGAGTCTGCCTGCGTCTGCCGTCCTGGCAGAACCGCCGACTGCCGCCGTGGCGGATACGCCGGTGCCGCTCGCTCCGGTGCTCTCTTTCCTGCGCGACCCCGGAGGGCGGGCCACCCTGGACGATATCCGTTCCGGATCACCGGCTTCCGGCTGGCAACCTGCCCGGGGCGGGATTCCGAATTTCGGTTACACGGCCGATGCCATCTGGCTGCGTTTCCGGGTGTCGTATCCGGAAAACGGCGACAGGGTTTCCCGTCGCTGGCTGGTGGAGCTGGAAAGCACCCGGTTCGACGAGATCGACTGGTTCCTGCTGGAAAACGGACACCTGGTCCGGAGCGAATCCGCCGGCCACCTCCGCCCGCCCGTCCGGGGCGGAGGGCATGCCGGGCGGCAACCGCGTTATCCGGTGCTCATGCTGGACGAACTGGAGCCGGGCCGGACGTTCGAGGTGTACCTGCGCTTGCGGACGGAGATGACGTTTTTCACTCCGCTGACGCTCTGGCCGCAGGCTGCCTGGACGCCCGTCGTCGAACGGCGCGCCTGGCGCGGGGCGCTTTTTTTCGGCTACGTCGCCGGGCTGTCCGTGCTCGGCATCATCATGGCCGGGCTGACGCGCAACCGGGGTTTTCTCCTGTGTTACTCGCTCCTGCTGGCGAGCATCGGCGCGCTCCTGTTTTGCGTGAACGGGTATTATTCGTGGCTCGGCTGGCCGGGGGCGGTATTCTGGTCGCGCCACGGCGTGCTCCTCTGGCACGGGCTGGCGCTGCTCGGCCTGGTGCTGTTTGTCCGGCTGATCTTCGAGGTGCCGCGCCATCTGCCGCGGCTGGACCGCTGGTGGCGGGGCATGGCGATGGCGACGGCGGCCTGGATGGTGCTGGCGCCTTTTGGTCCGTACCGGATGCAGATCGTCGCGGTGCAGGGAGTCGAGGCGATCGCGTGCCTGGCGGGCGTGATCACGGGAATCTGTTTCATCTGCCGCGGCGTGAAATCCGCGCTCTGGATTCTGGCCGGCTGCATCGGCCTGTGCATCTGGCACCCGCTCCTGTATCTGAAATTTCTCGGCGTGCTGCCGATGACGGTGTCGATGGAGCAGGTCATGCAGGTTTCGGCGGCGCTGGCCGGATTGTTTTTTTTCGGCGCGATGGCGGACCGGCTGCGACAGATCCGTTACGAAGGGCAGATCGCTGCGCGGAAGGAAAACGAACTGCGCGAGGAGATGACCCGGAAACTCGAGCAGGAGGTGCGCGAGCGGACCGAGGAGCTGCGCCAGGCCAAGGAACGCGCCGAGGAGGCCAACCGCTTCAAGACGCTCTTCCTGGCCAACGTCAGCCACGAGATCCGCGCACCGTTGAGCACGCTGGTCGGGCTTTCCCAGGCCATGTGGATGCAGTCCGGCCAGATGAACCTGCCGACGGAGTTTTCCCGGTTTCTCAACCAGATCCGCACCGGTGGCCAGTACCTGAATCTGATGCTGACCAACATGCTCGACATTTCCGCGGCCGAGGCCGGCCGCATCCCGCTGCACCGGACAAAACTCGTCCTCGATGAATGGCTCGATTCGATGCGCAATCTCCTCGAACCCATCGCCACCAACCACGACATCCGGGTCCGCTGGGACATCGGTTCGGACGAGGACGACATCCTCGGCATTATGGAAACCGATTCGGTGCGCCTCACGCAGATCCTTCTCAATATCGCGCACAATGCCATCAAGTTCACGCCGCGCGGCGGCGCCGTCGCCATCAGCGTGACGAGACTGGAAAACGTTTTGCGCTTGATGGTCAGCGACGAGGGGCCGGGGATTCCGGAAGTGGAGCGCGAGTCGGTCTTTTCGGCATTTCGCCAGTCGGAGGCGCAAGCGCTGGTGCGAAACGATGGCGTCGGGCTGGGCCTTTACGTGGTGCAGTTGAATGTCGGTTTGCTGGGCGGCCGGATCGGAATTTTCGACAATGTGCCCTGCGGCGCACGGATTGTCGTGACACTTCCCGGCGCGGCGTCGTGA